The genomic DNA ATAAAAAGTTTAGGCAAACTTAAGAAAAAAGTCTCGATTTATGGCAAATCACATAAAAAATGCCGTTGTGGCAAAAACCACAACGGCACTCCAATCACATTTTTGAAAATCAAGCTTCGGCAGCAGACTCGCTTTTCTTTATATTCGTAACAATCTCTTGTTTGTCCTTGTCGAAGTCGACAACAATCGTATCACCTTCTCCGACAGACGCTCGGATAATCATTTCTGCCATTTCGTCTTCCAGATATTTCTGGATGGCACGCTTCAGCGGACGTGCACCGAACTGAATGTCATAACCTTTGGTGGCAACAAAATCTTTGGCGGCGTCTGTCAGTTCCAAAGAATAACCAAGACCAGCCACGCGTTTGTAAAGACCTTGCAATTCGATGTCAATGATCTTATGGATTGCTTCCTTATCCAATTGATCGAACATAATGATGTCGTCCACACGGTTCAAAAACTCCGGAGCGAATGCCTTGTTCAGTGCTTTCTGGATAACGCTGCGGGAGAAGTCCTTATCTGGCTCGCCGGCAGCCTGCGAACTGAAACCGACACCACGGCCGAAGTCTTTCAACTGGCGTGTACCGATATTAGACGTCATGATCAGAATTGTATTCTTAAAGTCGATCCGTCTGCCAAGACTGTCAGTCAGACGACCTTCGTCCAGGACTTGCAGCAGCAGGTTGAACACGTCCGGATGCGCTTTCTCGATCTCATCCAACAAGACAACAGAGTAGGGCTTACGGCGGACCTTCTCGGTTAACTGACCGCCTTCTTCATAACCTACATATCCCGGAGGCGCACCGATCAGGCGGGACACCGCAAACTTTTCGAGATACTCGCTCATATCGATACGGACCAAAGCGTCGGCCGAGTCAAACAGATATTCCGCCAACTTTTTGGCCAGATGAGTCTTACCGACACCTGTCGGCCCTAAGAACATGAATGTTCCGATCGGCTTGTTCGGATCCTTTAAGCCAACGCGGTTGCGCTGAATTGCTTTTACGATCTTCTGAACGGCATCATCTTGGCCGACTACTTTCTTCTTTAGGTTCTCCGCCATTTCGAGTAATTTCAGGTTTTCAGCTTTTGCGATACGTTGGACAGGGACACCTGACATCATGGCTACAACTTCAGCCACCTTATCTTCATCCACCGTTTCGCGATGCTCCTGCAATTCTTGCTCCCATTTGGCTTTGGCTGCTTCCAACTGTAAGAGGTACTGACGTTCCTTGTCACGGAAGCTGGCAGCCAATTCAAAGTTTTGTGACTTAACGGCAGCAAGCTTCTCTGTTTTGGTTGCCTCGATCTTGGCTTCCAGTTCTTCAATGCTTTTCGGAACCGTTATGTTAGATATATGTACGCGAGAACCGGCTTCATCCAACGCATCAATTGCTTTGTCCGGGAAGTTGCGGTCACTGATATAACGTTCTGTCAGTTTTACACAAGCTTGCAGGGCTTCGGGCGTATAGATCACATTGTGATGTTCTTCGTAGCGGGCCTTGATATTTTGCAGGATCTGCAAAGTTTCTTCCGCTGTTGTCGGATCGACGATCACTTTTTGGAAACGACGTTCCAAAGCTCCATCTTTCTCGATATTTTTACGGTATTCATCTAATGTCGTAGCACCGATACATTGTATCTCACCACGGGCCAGAGCCGGCTTCAGCATATTGGCGGCATCCATTGAACCTGAAGCTGAACCTGCACCGACGATCGTATGGATCTCATCGATAAACAGGATGATATTCGGGTTCTTCGACAGTTCGTTCAGAATCGCCTTGATACGTTCTTCAAACTGACCGCGATATTTGGTTCCAGCCACGATAGATGCCATATCCAAGCTGATCACACGTTTGTCGAACAAAACGCGGGAAACTTTGCGCTGGATGATACGCAGTGCCAAACCTTCCACAATTGCCGATTTGCCGACACCTGGCTCACCGATCAAGACAGGATTGTTCTTTTTGCGACGGCTCAATATCTGAGCTAAGCGTTCGATCTCCTTCTCACGTCCGACAATCGGATCGAGACGGTTTTCAGCGGCCGCACGCGTCATATCTGTACCGAAGTTGTCCAATACAGGCGTGTCGTTTGGTGATTTTGGTTGTGCAGAGCCGGCTCCGGAAGAGGAGCGGGGAGACTCCCGGCGGGAAGAGTAATCATCGTCATCATCTTCATCATCATCGGTGTAGCCATCACTGATTCCTTCAAAATGTTCGGCATCTTCTTCTCCAATAAAATCATCCATGTGCTTCAAACCTGTGCCGCTTATCAGGTAATTATATATACTGCGATACGTTATGCCCACTTCGTTCAGCACCTTTGCCGCAACATTAAACTCTTCTTTCAAAATGGCCAGAAGCAAATGTTCCGTTCCGGTTTCTTTTTTCTTGAACAAGCGCGATTCAAGCATACTCATACGCAGTACGCGCTCGGTTGTTTTACTAATAGCGATATCATGCTGGACAGCATCTTCGGCATCGATTGTATTTTTAATTTCCTGTTCGATCTTTCTTTTGATATCCCATTCGTCGACATTTAGTTCGCGCAGGGCCTGCACGGCTTTCCCTTCGCCGTCGCGGATAATTCCAAGCATTAAGTGTTCCGGTCCAATATAACTGTTCTGAAGCCTTGCTGCTTCTTCACGGCTATATTCAATAACGTCCATTAATCTCTTTGAATAGTTATTTTTCATATTATAATAATGTACTATGATAGTGCAAATGTAATAAACTCTCGTCATATATCTAACAAAATCCATGCCATTATTCCTTAAAAGAAAATAAAGTATTGAAGGCAGGCTTGTCATATATTACAAAAAACAGCTTTATCTTGTTATAAAGAAACATTAAAAAATATTACCCGTAAGTGTAATTCCAAATACATGTACTACTAATCCCATTTTCATAGGGTGGCAGTTTCATTTTGATGGTTTGAAACCGGATGCCTTCTGACAAGTAAATTCTAAAATTTCGAGTCAAAAGCTTTCGTGATACACGGAAAAGCCTTACCTTAGTGCACTTTTTGAAAGGTGAGATATTGAGTGTAATTAATATAAGACTAAATGGTTGATCAAGACAGAATTATTAAGATTAACATCGAGGAGGAAATGAAATCGGCATACATTGACTATTCAATGTCTGTCATTGTTTCACGTGCCCTTCCGGATGTTAGGGATGGTTTTAAACCGGTTCATCGTCGTATTTTGTTTGGAATGAATGAATTGGGTAATACATCCGACAAACCTTATAAAAAATCTGCGAGAATTGTTGGTGAAGTTTTAGGTAAATACCATCCACACGGTGACTCGTCTGTTTATTTCGCAATGGTTCGTATGGCACAGACATGGTCTATGCGCTATACGTTGGTGGATGGACAAGGAAACTTTGGCTCGGTGGACGGTGACAGTCCTGCTGCCATGCGTTATACAGAAGCAAGATTAAGTAAACTTGCCGAAGAAATGCTTCGCGATATCGACAAAGATACGGTTGATTTCCAGCTGAATTTCGATGATACACTGAAAGAGCCGACCGTATTGCCGACTCGTATTCCGAATTTGCTGGTAAATGGAGCATCTGGTATCGCCGTTGGTATGGCGACAAATATGCCAACACACAACCTTAGCGAGGTGCTGGACGGCTGTATGGCCTACATTGATACTCGTGGGGAAATGGAAGTAGCTGATTTGATGCAATATATCAAAGCTCCTGATTTCCCGACAGGTGCGACTATCTACGGATATGCTGGTGTAAAAGACGCCTTTGAAACAGGTAAGGGACGTATTGTTTTGCGCGGTAAAGCAGAAATCGAGACGGAAAATAATCATGAGAAGATTATCATTTCGGAAATCCCTTATGGTGTAAATAAAGCCGAACTGATCAAGTATATTGCCGATTTAGTGAATGAAAAGCGCATAGACGGCATATCGAATGTAAATGACGAGTCGGACCGCCAAGGCATGAGAATCGTCGTGGATGTAAAAAGGGATGCAAATTCGAGTGTTGTGCTCAACAAGCTATATAAGATGACGGCATTGCAGTCTTCCTTCAGCGTCAATAATATCGCGTTGGTGAATGGGCGTCCCAAACTGCTCAATCTGAAAGATTTGATCAAAGCGTTTGTCGACCATAGACATGAAGTTGTGATTCGCCGTACGAAATACGATTTGAAGAAAGCCGAAGAACGTGCCCATATCTTAGAAGGTCTGATTATTGCTTCCGATAATATTGATGAAGTCATTGCAATCATCAAATCATCTAAAAGCCCTGCTGAAGCTATCGAACGTTTGATGGAACGTTTCTCCCTGTCGGATATACAGTCTCGTGCCATTGTAGAAATGAGACTTCGCCAGTTAACTGGCCTGGAACAGGATAAACTTCGTGCAGAGTATGAAGAAATCGAAAAATTAATCGCATATTTGAAGGAAATTCTAGAAAATGACGATCTTTGTATGAAAGTCATCAAAGACGAGTTGCAGGAAATCAAGGACAAGTACGGAGATGAACGTAAAACAGATATCGTTTATGCCTCCGAAGAACTCAATCCTGAAGACTTCTATGCAGATGATGAGATGATCATTACCATCTCCCACATGGGATACATCAAGCGTACGCCGCTTAGTGAATTCCGTGCTCAGGGACGCGGCGGAGTAGGGGCCAAAGGTTCTGAAACGCGTGACGAAGATTTTGTAGAATATATCTATCCGGCTTCCATGCATGCTACCTTGCTGATCTTTACGGCAAAAGGAAAATGTTATTGGTTGAAAGTGTTC from Parabacteroides merdae ATCC 43184 includes the following:
- the gyrA gene encoding DNA gyrase subunit A, producing MVDQDRIIKINIEEEMKSAYIDYSMSVIVSRALPDVRDGFKPVHRRILFGMNELGNTSDKPYKKSARIVGEVLGKYHPHGDSSVYFAMVRMAQTWSMRYTLVDGQGNFGSVDGDSPAAMRYTEARLSKLAEEMLRDIDKDTVDFQLNFDDTLKEPTVLPTRIPNLLVNGASGIAVGMATNMPTHNLSEVLDGCMAYIDTRGEMEVADLMQYIKAPDFPTGATIYGYAGVKDAFETGKGRIVLRGKAEIETENNHEKIIISEIPYGVNKAELIKYIADLVNEKRIDGISNVNDESDRQGMRIVVDVKRDANSSVVLNKLYKMTALQSSFSVNNIALVNGRPKLLNLKDLIKAFVDHRHEVVIRRTKYDLKKAEERAHILEGLIIASDNIDEVIAIIKSSKSPAEAIERLMERFSLSDIQSRAIVEMRLRQLTGLEQDKLRAEYEEIEKLIAYLKEILENDDLCMKVIKDELQEIKDKYGDERKTDIVYASEELNPEDFYADDEMIITISHMGYIKRTPLSEFRAQGRGGVGAKGSETRDEDFVEYIYPASMHATLLIFTAKGKCYWLKVFEIPEGAKNSKGRAIQNLLNIEPDDKVNAFIRVKKLTTDTEFINSHYLLFCTKKGVIKKTLLEAYSRPRQNGVNAITLREDDGLIEVCMTNGNNEVLIANRNGRAIRFHENAVRVMGRTASGVRGMTLDDDSNDEVVGMVCIKDKEKETVLVVSEQGYGKRSNIEDYRITNRGGKGVKTINITEKTGKLVAIKNVTEENDIMIINKSGITIRMKVSDLNVIGRATQGVRLINLGKRNDEIASVCKVLSQTEEEIAEEKAQREALEDAAIHEHPIENTDFEDVSDDVESNENADDTEGTTEE
- a CDS encoding ATP-dependent Clp protease ATP-binding subunit, with the translated sequence MKNNYSKRLMDVIEYSREEAARLQNSYIGPEHLMLGIIRDGEGKAVQALRELNVDEWDIKRKIEQEIKNTIDAEDAVQHDIAISKTTERVLRMSMLESRLFKKKETGTEHLLLAILKEEFNVAAKVLNEVGITYRSIYNYLISGTGLKHMDDFIGEEDAEHFEGISDGYTDDDEDDDDDYSSRRESPRSSSGAGSAQPKSPNDTPVLDNFGTDMTRAAAENRLDPIVGREKEIERLAQILSRRKKNNPVLIGEPGVGKSAIVEGLALRIIQRKVSRVLFDKRVISLDMASIVAGTKYRGQFEERIKAILNELSKNPNIILFIDEIHTIVGAGSASGSMDAANMLKPALARGEIQCIGATTLDEYRKNIEKDGALERRFQKVIVDPTTAEETLQILQNIKARYEEHHNVIYTPEALQACVKLTERYISDRNFPDKAIDALDEAGSRVHISNITVPKSIEELEAKIEATKTEKLAAVKSQNFELAASFRDKERQYLLQLEAAKAKWEQELQEHRETVDEDKVAEVVAMMSGVPVQRIAKAENLKLLEMAENLKKKVVGQDDAVQKIVKAIQRNRVGLKDPNKPIGTFMFLGPTGVGKTHLAKKLAEYLFDSADALVRIDMSEYLEKFAVSRLIGAPPGYVGYEEGGQLTEKVRRKPYSVVLLDEIEKAHPDVFNLLLQVLDEGRLTDSLGRRIDFKNTILIMTSNIGTRQLKDFGRGVGFSSQAAGEPDKDFSRSVIQKALNKAFAPEFLNRVDDIIMFDQLDKEAIHKIIDIELQGLYKRVAGLGYSLELTDAAKDFVATKGYDIQFGARPLKRAIQKYLEDEMAEMIIRASVGEGDTIVVDFDKDKQEIVTNIKKSESAAEA